A genomic segment from Legionella micdadei encodes:
- the argE gene encoding acetylornithine deacetylase gives MDTTEWLKQLVALDTTSRNSNLELIHLVQDWYKSHHLSPKLIYDDKRTKANLFVTLPAHDGNCTNGGLVLSGHTDVVPVDGQDWDTNPFELSERHGCLYGRGTADMKGFIAVLLKLVPEFCQLKLAKPIHFVFSYDEEIGCLGIPSLLDNLKKWEIKPEGCVIGEPTNMQPVTANKGRLLFRCRIHGAAAHSSLTTLGCNAIEHAAQLISYLRNLANHYKEQGPFDKDFDVPFTSVSTNMVHGGSAYNIIPEWCEFVFEFRYLPHLNPQEITETIQHYIQKTLLPELHKEYPEATVELTKISGGGPGLDTSENEVITQLIRQVTQVKKKNKVAYTTEAGFYHRAKIPTVICGPGSIEQAHRANEFVTLEQLRECETIISKLVNHFVLTK, from the coding sequence ATGGACACCACCGAATGGCTCAAACAGCTTGTTGCCCTTGATACGACTTCACGCAACTCAAATCTCGAGCTAATCCATTTAGTTCAAGACTGGTATAAATCACATCATCTTTCACCAAAACTTATTTATGACGACAAAAGAACTAAAGCCAATCTCTTTGTCACCCTGCCGGCTCATGATGGCAATTGTACAAATGGAGGTCTTGTTCTATCGGGCCATACTGACGTAGTCCCTGTTGATGGACAAGACTGGGATACCAACCCTTTTGAACTAAGCGAACGCCATGGTTGTCTTTATGGACGTGGTACGGCTGACATGAAAGGTTTTATTGCTGTTTTGCTGAAACTCGTCCCTGAATTTTGCCAACTCAAGCTGGCTAAACCCATTCATTTTGTTTTTTCCTATGATGAGGAAATAGGCTGCTTGGGAATCCCTTCTTTACTAGACAATTTAAAAAAATGGGAAATCAAACCCGAAGGTTGTGTGATAGGTGAGCCGACTAACATGCAACCTGTCACAGCAAATAAAGGCAGATTACTCTTTCGCTGCCGCATCCATGGCGCAGCAGCCCATTCTTCCTTGACTACTCTAGGTTGTAACGCCATTGAACATGCAGCACAATTGATTAGTTACTTACGCAATTTAGCAAATCACTATAAAGAGCAAGGGCCATTTGATAAGGATTTTGACGTACCCTTCACCTCGGTTTCAACCAATATGGTTCATGGGGGTAGTGCTTATAATATTATTCCAGAGTGGTGCGAATTCGTTTTCGAATTCCGTTACTTACCTCATCTAAATCCCCAAGAAATCACGGAAACCATTCAACACTATATTCAAAAAACATTGTTACCCGAATTACATAAAGAATATCCGGAAGCAACCGTTGAGCTTACAAAAATCTCAGGAGGGGGACCAGGACTCGATACTTCTGAAAACGAAGTAATCACCCAATTAATTCGTCAGGTCACACAAGTGAAGAAAAAGAACAAAGTTGCTTATACCACCGAAGCAGGATTTTATCATCGCGCTAAAATACCGACCGTAATTTGTGGACCTGGCAGCATTGAACAAGCTCATCGTGCCAACGAATTTGTGACCTTGGAGCAGCTTAGAGAATGTGAAACAATCATTTCTAAATTGGTCAATCATTTCGTGTTGACCAAATAA
- a CDS encoding tetratricopeptide repeat protein: MDNIKERLNRYLQFLEQDPSNVNLLLSISESYRQLNDFNEAQRYLDKAKTIDANACIALEGILALNQGHFERAKKALFQAVSSEDLPILRYNLAVCHYSLNEPDEGIAALTPLFKQNPSYEIEFLMAQLLQQQGQLEQAINLLKFVLEQHGSSEKTLVLLAQLYLDNHDEIAAANTAQQVLIINQKNYEAQVILLLLRLVKEEVTVNEIEIKKLLAEHATDSRLWFALGTTYFRAIRLQDAEKAYLKAAKLNPQFYDNWVSLGWCQLFLDKLDEAQHCYQQAIALNEGNSEGWGGLALIHALRSNLDDAADLITKAAALDSECFLAKIAQIIHLSHANPGKAEVQFKETFPQIVEQINAAMATVLQEVDKNKTVH, translated from the coding sequence ATGGATAATATAAAGGAGAGGCTAAACCGTTATTTACAGTTTCTTGAGCAAGATCCTTCAAATGTCAATTTATTACTTTCGATAAGTGAAAGTTACCGCCAATTAAATGATTTTAACGAAGCACAGCGGTATCTCGACAAAGCTAAAACAATCGATGCCAATGCCTGCATTGCTTTAGAAGGTATTCTTGCTTTGAATCAAGGCCATTTTGAACGGGCAAAAAAAGCACTTTTTCAAGCAGTTAGCTCAGAAGATTTACCTATTCTTCGTTATAATTTGGCAGTGTGCCATTATTCATTGAACGAACCCGATGAAGGTATAGCGGCCTTAACACCTTTGTTTAAACAAAATCCTTCCTACGAGATTGAATTTCTCATGGCCCAATTGCTCCAACAACAAGGGCAACTTGAGCAAGCCATTAACCTGTTGAAATTCGTTTTAGAACAGCATGGTTCATCTGAAAAAACTTTGGTCTTATTAGCGCAATTATACCTCGATAATCACGATGAAATCGCAGCTGCAAACACAGCCCAGCAAGTTTTGATTATCAACCAGAAAAATTATGAAGCCCAGGTAATCCTTCTATTATTGCGTTTAGTGAAAGAAGAAGTCACAGTTAATGAAATCGAAATTAAAAAACTACTTGCTGAACACGCTACCGATAGTCGATTATGGTTTGCCTTAGGCACAACTTATTTTCGCGCCATTCGCTTGCAAGATGCCGAAAAAGCCTACTTAAAAGCGGCTAAATTAAATCCTCAGTTTTATGACAATTGGGTCAGCTTAGGGTGGTGTCAGCTATTCCTTGATAAATTAGATGAGGCACAACACTGTTATCAACAAGCTATTGCTCTTAATGAGGGCAATTCGGAAGGTTGGGGAGGATTAGCATTAATCCATGCATTACGCAGCAATCTAGATGATGCAGCTGATTTAATTACTAAAGCAGCAGCCTTAGATTCCGAATGCTTTTTGGCAAAAATAGCGCAAATTATTCATTTAAGTCATGCCAATCCGGGAAAAGCTGAAGTGCAATTTAAGGAAACTTTCCCGCAAATTGTAGAACAAATCAATGCAGCGATGGCTACAGTACTACAAGAGGTGGATAAGAATAAGACAGTGCATTAA